From the Toxoplasma gondii ME49 chromosome VIIa, whole genome shotgun sequence genome, one window contains:
- a CDS encoding hypothetical protein (encoded by transcript TGME49_206300) yields MEASREPHRSSGVAVESRPFSQQLPQDFAAYLKRNNVDISSYDSPLEIPRCFAVLYPVPALTRTAVATVQEILRNGGGPAASLVKLLYSAAVASDRVVRGAVPCVVHESFVPAVRAKDCVFHSLDACRRSRIEAVTSREEPDFEASSIQRPETTQSRRQLPPFDRYISSLLSCIQTELNLPLPPSPVPWLLPNCLGRGDSLSFSGNAALLPSFPLIFALPPHVSPRNCTPFRLGLIHPLDAASAAAAAALRPEPGDIVCDLCCAPGNKLLLLANAVAGLPAGRPIPSREARCYPQQLSCQPGVDAGGLGDSEQPTRLAQESQQQKCSEPNFFSARYGGMVVGVEGRRHRGDVCRRIVRRLGARNVLLVLQDGRCFTGGCTCSNNKTVECFGSSEALQKLMFGERGLDDATDNGDRRPLSGNASGRQSCGHNRPWGGGRLSRRKARRRDEAAEVPCIDLLAGLNNFIESDSDTVPASDGTRDALEKGTSRSAPPPSAANEAQNQPCAEASNRDCFEKFDKVLVDVECTHDGSLRHMQKFGRQWRWDDFRKKMQMTSSASAPKLAGSGVEPTRRAGVDYADSQEVAEEQSQDPCSTQLVANDNPVGPAKFPEESGIISAESVSASQRLTSASAHSTEYYMKLRQRQRQLLQRGFELLRPNGLLVYSTCSRCEDQNEQIVRDFLRCNDTAVLYPLPCRGLRNAVSEESPQVSEPRDVQPSQSSTTFWERCQLLMNEQVSGEWPAVPSSLFLDESLRRHPAAFSFDDVIGASRRNEGPFHSLGGAKKGSAVTKQEDCRNYRPCSCYFGPQQSGTSGLFLCCITKLSCPP; encoded by the coding sequence ATGGAGGCCTCCCGTGAGCCTCACAGGTCAAGTGGCGTCGCGGTTGAGAGTCGCCCGTTCTCCCAGCAGCTGCCACAAGATTTCGCTGCCTACCTGAAGCGAAACAACGTCGATATTTCTTCGTATGACTCCCCTTTGGAAATCCCCCGCTGCTTTGCTGTCCTCTATCCTGTGCCTGCACTCACGCGCACTGCAGTGGCGACAGTCCAGGAAATCTTAAGGAACGGGGGCGGACCCGCCGCCTCGCTCGTGAAGCTGCTGTATTCTGCGGCGGTGGCTTCAGACAGAGTCGTCCGTGGCGCTGTGCCCTGTGTTGTACATGAGTCTTTTGTACCTGCTGTACGAGCAAAAGACTGTGTGTTTCATTCACTTGATGCTTGCCGCCGATCCCGGATTGAAGCGGTTACCTCGCGAGAGGAGCCAGACTTCGAAGCTTCTTCCATCCAGCGACCAGAAACAACTCAGAGCAGGCGGCAATTGCCTCCTTTCGATCGGTacatctcttctcttttgtcttgCATCCAGACGGAACTCAACCTACCACTTCCACCTTCGCCGGTGCCGTGGCTGCTCCCAAACTGCCTCGGCAGAGGGGACAGCCTAAGCTTTTCAGGAAATGCGGCGCTCCTTCCGTCCTTTCCGTTAATTTTTGCTCTTCCGCCTCATGTGTCTCCTCGCAACTGCACTCCCTTCCGGCTCGGCCTGATTCACCCCCTCGATGCAGCatctgctgcagctgcggctGCTCTGCGTCCCGAGCCAGGGGATATCGTGTGCGACCTTTGTTGCGCGCCTGGGAACAAACTGCTGCTTTTGGCCAACGCTGTTGCGGGCCTTCCGGCGGGCCGACCCATCCCCTCGCGTGAGGCCAGGTGTTACCCGCAGCAGCTGTCATGCCAGCCGGGAGTAGACGCTGGTGGTTTGGGCGACAGTGAGCAGCCGACCAGGCTCGCACAAGAGTCTCAGCAGCAGAAATGCTCGGAACCTAATTTTTTTAGCGCCAGGTATGGCGGCATGGTTGTCGGAGTGGAGGGTCGCCGACATCGGGGAGACGTGTGTCGGCGCATTGTTCGAAGACTTGGCGCCCGAAATGTTCTTCTGGTGCTGCAGGATGGCCGGTGTTTTACCGGCGGTTGTACGTGTTCGAACAACAAGACTGTCGAATGTTTCGGAAGCTCGGAGGCACTCCAAAAGTTGATGTTTGGTGAGCGCGGTCTCGACGATGCTACGGACAATGGTGACAGACGACCGTTAAGCGGTAACGCTAGCGGCAGACAGTCCTGCGGACACAACAGACCTTGGGGAGGCGGCCGTCTCTCGAGgcgaaaggcgaggagacgggaTGAAGCAGCTGAGGTGCCTTGCATTGATCTGCTTGCCGGACTCAATAATTTTATAGAGTCCGACAGTGACACCGTGCCAGCATCGGATGGAACGCGGGATGCGCTAGAAAAAGGAACAAGCCGGAGTGCTCCTCCGCCTAGCGCGGCAAACGAGGCTCAGAATCAACCGTGCGCAGAAGCAAGCAATCGCGATTGTTTTGAGAAGTTCGACAAAGTGCTTGTGGACGTAGAGTGCACGCATGATGGCTCGCTGCGACATATGCAGAAGTTCGGGCGCCAGTGGCGTTGGGACGACTTCCGAAAGAAAATGCAAATGACATCATCAGCGTCAGCGCCGAAACTGGCTGGCAGTGGGGTAGAGCCAACCCGACGGGCAGGTGTGGACTATGCTGATAGTCAGGAAGTGGCTGAAGAACAGTCTCAGGACCCATGTTCCACCCAGCTAGTTGCAAATGACAACCCTGTCGGACCCGCGAAATTCCCAGAAGAGAGCGGGATTATTTCTGCCGAAAGCGTCTCGGCAAGCCAGAGGTTGACCTCCGCATCCGCGCACTCCACTGAATATTACATGAAGCTTCGGCAGCGTCAGCGCCAACTGCTTCAGCGCGGTTTCGAGCTCCTCCGTCCAAATGGACTGCTTGTCTACAGTACATGCAGCAGGTGCGAGGATCAGAATGAGCAAATTGTTCGGGATTTCCTTAGGTGCAACGACACTGCTGTTTTGTATCCGTTGCCATGTCGGGGCTTACGAAACGCAGTGTCAGAAGAAAGTCCGCAAGTGTCGGAGCCACGTGATGTCCAGCCGTCACAGAGTAGTACCACGTTTTGGGAGCGGTGTCAGCTTCTCATGAATGAGCAGGTGTCTGGTGAATGGCCGGCTGTCCCGTCCAGCCTTTTCCTCGATGAGAGTCTGCGACGGCACCCcgcagccttttcttttgaTGATGTCATCGGCGCATCACGTAGAAATGAGGGTCCATTCCACAGCCTGGGGGGTGCGAAAAAAGGCTCTGCTGTTACGAAGCAGGAGGACTGCCGTAACTACCGCCCCTGTAGCTGTTACTTCGGGCCACAACAAAGCGGAACGAGTGggctgtttctctgttgcaTTACAAAGTTATCCTGTCCACCCTAA